Proteins encoded in a region of the Candidatus Moanabacter tarae genome:
- the ythA gene encoding Putative cytochrome bd menaquinol oxidase subunit I, whose protein sequence is MSRPFQFLIRWLPLIALLLAASDLLGQSEEATNVDYRAFPKIGSRVAIWAIGELHLMYAAFVLAVPMFALLIEFIGYKTGDKRYDKLAHEFTSLLTVSFSFTATLGALLTFMLMILYPRFTNYLVTIFDSTFWPYGLLFFAEAAFLYSYYYGWGKFSPRVHLFLGLCLNIVGTIIMFIANAWLSFMMSPSGIDESGNLVSTWQAVNNYTWMPINIHRLIANLCLGGSIAAAYAGFKFLSSRTEEERAHYDWMGYIGNFIAICALLPLPFAGYWLGSEIYAFRAQMGMVLMGGAFSWLFIIQAVLIGMLFLGANFYLWLGMERIEGAERYNKYIKYLLALVTICFIVWATPHSLVASVQEQRQMGGAHHPVLGILGVMSAKNTAVNILILTTYLSFLLYRRGNKGTPIPFYQQSSLAQLSLPIVAVFTLVLLYALQAARGHMILFLVSAVGIFVALALTFRSRGIIGQILLFALSAAIVIWYGIDGYFVEATVRIGYSVLQVSSVFMVLLMATAMDIVIFRKAPEVGKIRWGRISNRAQYMLFFLAVTFTWLMGLMGYVRSGLRLHWHVYEVMQDTSVDAFTPTLGFASTIVSIIVLIFFAFIMVNFWLADLHNKRDWEPPKAA, encoded by the coding sequence TTGAGCCGACCTTTTCAATTTCTCATCCGCTGGCTTCCCCTAATTGCTCTTCTTCTTGCTGCGAGTGACTTACTTGGGCAATCGGAGGAAGCTACTAACGTCGATTATCGAGCTTTCCCGAAAATCGGCAGCCGCGTCGCGATATGGGCAATTGGCGAACTTCACTTGATGTACGCCGCCTTTGTCCTAGCAGTTCCTATGTTCGCTCTCCTAATCGAATTCATCGGTTACAAAACGGGTGATAAACGCTACGACAAACTCGCTCACGAGTTTACTAGTCTCCTAACAGTTTCATTTTCTTTTACGGCCACGTTAGGTGCCCTGCTCACCTTCATGTTGATGATCCTCTATCCGAGATTCACCAACTACCTTGTTACTATATTCGATTCAACTTTCTGGCCTTATGGTCTTCTCTTTTTCGCCGAAGCTGCCTTCCTTTACAGCTACTACTACGGCTGGGGCAAATTCTCGCCCCGTGTGCATCTCTTCCTTGGGCTATGTCTCAATATTGTCGGCACTATCATCATGTTCATCGCAAATGCCTGGCTCTCATTTATGATGTCGCCCAGCGGCATCGATGAATCGGGGAACCTTGTCAGCACCTGGCAAGCAGTAAATAATTACACCTGGATGCCAATTAACATTCATCGATTGATCGCCAACCTTTGCCTTGGAGGATCGATCGCAGCCGCTTACGCTGGGTTCAAATTTCTTAGCTCCCGTACCGAAGAGGAGAGGGCTCATTATGACTGGATGGGCTATATCGGAAATTTTATCGCCATCTGCGCCCTTCTCCCACTTCCCTTTGCCGGTTATTGGCTGGGAAGCGAAATATATGCATTCCGTGCCCAAATGGGAATGGTCCTAATGGGTGGCGCCTTCTCCTGGCTCTTTATTATCCAAGCGGTTTTGATCGGAATGCTTTTTCTCGGTGCAAATTTTTATCTCTGGCTGGGGATGGAGCGAATTGAGGGTGCCGAACGCTATAATAAATACATCAAGTACCTTCTGGCCCTGGTTACCATCTGCTTCATAGTATGGGCCACCCCCCACTCCCTTGTTGCCTCAGTTCAGGAACAAAGACAAATGGGAGGAGCGCACCATCCAGTCCTAGGTATCCTTGGAGTGATGTCAGCTAAAAATACGGCTGTTAATATTTTGATTCTCACTACCTATTTGAGCTTCCTCCTCTACCGTCGAGGCAACAAGGGAACCCCCATCCCCTTCTACCAACAGAGCAGTCTTGCGCAACTTTCGCTTCCAATCGTAGCTGTTTTTACACTTGTTCTACTTTATGCTCTACAAGCAGCTCGCGGTCATATGATACTGTTCCTTGTTAGTGCGGTAGGTATATTTGTCGCTTTGGCTCTGACCTTCCGGAGCCGTGGAATAATTGGCCAGATCCTCCTTTTTGCTCTCTCGGCAGCAATCGTTATTTGGTATGGAATCGACGGTTACTTTGTTGAAGCAACAGTGCGAATTGGCTATTCCGTTCTTCAGGTCTCCTCCGTATTTATGGTTTTGCTTATGGCTACCGCGATGGATATTGTTATATTTAGAAAAGCTCCTGAAGTAGGGAAAATTCGCTGGGGAAGGATTTCAAATCGTGCACAATATATGCTTTTCTTTCTCGCTGTAACTTTTACCTGGCTCATGGGTTTGATGGGATATGTGCGCTCGGGCCTGCGGCTTCACTGGCATGTCTACGAAGTTATGCAAGACACTTCAGTAGATGCTTTTACTCCGACCCTGGGATTTGCCAGCACCATCGTTTCCATCATTGTTTTGATCTTTTTTGCGTTTATTATGGTTAATTTCTGGCTTGCAGACCTCCACAATAAACGAGACTGGGAGCCTCCTAAAGCAGCATGA
- the coxM gene encoding Alternative cytochrome c oxidase subunit 2, which produces MEQPMMRFFGFPWMPIDVSEHGAALDHLNWLLHLLALLLFVGWSIYFIFVLFRFHRSRNPKASYEGTKTKLSSLTEVGVIVAEVILLAGFSIPLWAQWTDDFPEEADSVVVRMVAEQFTWSYHYPGTDGVFGGTKPELIDLETNILGLDPDDPNGKDDVIAKRLYLPVDNDVIVHLSSKDVIHSLGIPAMRVKQDAIPGVTIPVTFKAVKEGKYLIACSQLCGNGHSTMRGFIEVQSENSFASWMAKEVAKSLTAGDADDSW; this is translated from the coding sequence ATGGAACAACCGATGATGCGTTTCTTTGGGTTTCCTTGGATGCCCATTGATGTCTCGGAGCACGGAGCCGCCCTGGACCACCTAAATTGGCTTCTTCACCTACTTGCACTGCTACTCTTTGTAGGGTGGAGTATCTACTTTATCTTCGTCCTATTCCGGTTTCATAGGTCCAGAAACCCAAAGGCTAGTTACGAAGGGACTAAGACCAAATTGAGTTCTCTCACTGAGGTCGGGGTGATCGTTGCAGAAGTTATTCTCCTCGCCGGGTTCTCTATTCCTCTTTGGGCCCAGTGGACTGACGATTTCCCTGAAGAAGCGGATTCTGTGGTTGTGCGGATGGTGGCAGAACAATTCACCTGGAGTTACCATTACCCGGGAACTGACGGGGTGTTTGGTGGCACCAAACCAGAGCTTATCGATCTTGAGACCAACATCTTAGGACTAGATCCTGATGATCCCAACGGGAAAGATGATGTGATAGCAAAAAGACTTTATCTTCCTGTCGATAATGATGTGATCGTACACCTCTCGTCGAAGGATGTCATTCATAGCCTTGGTATACCAGCCATGCGGGTAAAACAAGACGCTATTCCTGGGGTAACTATTCCCGTTACCTTTAAGGCCGTCAAAGAAGGCAAGTATCTTATTGCCTGCAGTCAACTGTGTGGGAACGGGCACTCTACAATGCGGGGGTTTATAGAAGTACAGTCGGAGAATAGTTTCGCTAGTTGGATGGCCAAAGAAGTTGCTAAATCACTCACCGCTGGAGATGCCGACGATTCTTGGTAA
- the caaA gene encoding Cytochrome c oxidase polypeptide I+III yields the protein MSAIEIPYTDTPRPDTGLTNAKLGIWLFLASEIMLFGGLFSAYILLRVGADVWPEGRDILNVPLATLNTFVLITSSITMVLAWASLVRGQTNKYRLYNYGTLLCGLIFLIIKYIEYSSKFHHGLFPSESTFMAIYFALTGLHGLHVVGGMGALAYLQFIGSKMWDSQPARFTGRVECAGLFWHLVDLVWIFLFPVLYLM from the coding sequence GTGTCCGCCATCGAGATTCCATATACTGATACTCCCAGACCGGATACCGGTCTAACTAATGCCAAGCTGGGTATTTGGCTTTTCCTCGCCTCCGAGATAATGCTCTTCGGGGGGCTTTTTTCAGCCTACATCCTGCTCCGAGTTGGGGCTGATGTCTGGCCCGAAGGAAGGGACATCCTCAATGTCCCCCTCGCCACTTTGAATACCTTCGTTCTTATAACTTCAAGTATAACGATGGTTCTGGCCTGGGCTTCCCTGGTTCGCGGGCAAACTAACAAATACCGCCTCTACAACTATGGAACGTTGTTATGCGGTCTGATATTCCTGATAATCAAATATATAGAGTACAGCTCCAAGTTCCATCATGGTCTCTTTCCATCTGAAAGTACCTTTATGGCGATCTACTTTGCGCTGACTGGTCTCCACGGTCTCCACGTAGTGGGGGGCATGGGTGCTCTAGCTTATCTCCAATTTATCGGGTCCAAGATGTGGGATTCACAACCCGCAAGATTTACCGGTCGTGTTGAATGCGCTGGGCTATTCTGGCACCTTGTCGACCTGGTCTGGATCTTCCTTTTCCCCGTCCTTTATTTAATGTAA
- the coxN gene encoding Alternative cytochrome c oxidase subunit 1: MPDHTATPTETHEVNHSEELPFWQKYIISTDHKVIGLQYGLTGGFFLLFGFCLMMLMRWSMAYPDQPIPVVGFLFPSTGGIISPDHYNIMGAMHGTIMVFMGVVPLAVGAFANYVVPLQIGAIDMAFPKINAASYWCLFVGSVIMVASFFLPEGAAQSGWTSYPPLADITAGHGQTFWLVGMVFLITSSLLSAINIIVTTIQLRAEGMTYMRMPFFVWSQLVIAFLLLLAFPPLEAAAFLQFMDRVVGTSFFLPTGLVVSGEVADISGGGSPILWQHLFWFLAHPEVYVLILPGFAIATEVITCNSRKPLYGYKALIYSLVFLGFMSFAVWAHHMFMTGMGTTMNAFFQTTTMIISVPSVIILSCLFLSLWGGSMRFNTPMLFALGFLPMFGIGGLTGLPLGLSASDIHLHDTYYVIGHFHYVVAPGTLFALFAGIYHWFPKITGRTMNELMGKIHFFGSLICMNLVFFPMLIQGLAGINRRLYDGGAAYADQAAVIDPGFYSHAANFLHLNKIMSHSAWLLGLFQILFVINLIWSIRKGKKVGRNPWEATTLEWAAPSPPLGHGNFDSPIKVYKDPYEYSVPGASRDFSPQFEEKEGS; encoded by the coding sequence ATGCCCGACCACACAGCTACCCCCACCGAAACTCACGAAGTAAACCATAGCGAAGAACTGCCATTCTGGCAGAAATATATCATCTCGACTGACCACAAGGTCATCGGGCTTCAGTATGGGTTAACGGGAGGCTTCTTCCTCCTCTTCGGCTTCTGCCTCATGATGCTGATGCGCTGGAGCATGGCCTATCCGGATCAACCAATTCCGGTCGTCGGATTTCTTTTTCCAAGCACCGGGGGAATCATTTCACCGGACCACTACAATATCATGGGTGCCATGCATGGGACTATCATGGTGTTTATGGGGGTAGTGCCCCTTGCCGTGGGCGCATTTGCCAACTACGTGGTACCACTTCAAATTGGCGCTATCGATATGGCCTTCCCAAAGATAAACGCCGCTAGTTATTGGTGTCTTTTCGTAGGCAGCGTTATCATGGTCGCAAGTTTTTTCCTTCCCGAGGGTGCAGCCCAATCAGGCTGGACATCTTACCCTCCTCTGGCTGATATCACAGCGGGACATGGGCAGACTTTCTGGCTCGTGGGTATGGTCTTTCTCATTACCTCCTCCCTGCTTAGTGCCATTAATATTATCGTCACCACCATTCAGCTCCGTGCAGAGGGAATGACGTACATGCGCATGCCCTTTTTCGTCTGGTCCCAGCTTGTGATTGCCTTTCTGCTTCTACTAGCATTTCCCCCTCTCGAAGCAGCCGCCTTTCTCCAGTTTATGGATCGCGTTGTTGGAACCAGCTTTTTCCTCCCAACCGGTCTCGTTGTGAGTGGAGAGGTAGCCGACATTAGTGGAGGAGGCAGCCCGATTCTCTGGCAACACCTCTTCTGGTTCCTCGCCCACCCCGAAGTCTACGTTCTAATCCTACCTGGATTTGCAATTGCCACAGAAGTAATCACCTGTAACTCCCGCAAACCCTTGTATGGTTACAAGGCGCTGATTTACTCCCTCGTTTTCCTCGGCTTCATGTCCTTTGCGGTATGGGCGCACCACATGTTTATGACCGGAATGGGAACTACCATGAACGCCTTCTTCCAAACTACGACGATGATCATCTCTGTTCCCTCTGTGATCATCCTCTCCTGTCTCTTCCTCAGCTTGTGGGGTGGCTCAATGCGTTTTAATACCCCCATGTTATTTGCATTGGGATTTCTTCCCATGTTTGGAATTGGGGGACTCACGGGACTTCCCTTAGGCCTCAGTGCTTCAGATATCCACCTACACGATACCTACTATGTTATCGGTCACTTTCACTACGTGGTAGCACCTGGAACTCTTTTTGCCCTCTTCGCTGGAATCTATCATTGGTTTCCAAAAATTACCGGTAGAACGATGAATGAATTAATGGGGAAGATCCATTTTTTCGGTTCCCTTATCTGTATGAATCTAGTCTTCTTCCCAATGCTGATTCAAGGTCTGGCCGGCATCAACAGACGTCTCTATGACGGGGGAGCAGCCTACGCTGATCAAGCTGCTGTTATTGACCCTGGTTTCTATTCTCACGCCGCCAACTTCCTTCACCTCAACAAAATCATGTCGCACTCCGCATGGCTCCTCGGTCTCTTTCAGATCCTTTTTGTTATCAACCTCATATGGAGCATTAGGAAAGGCAAAAAAGTGGGTCGCAATCCTTGGGAGGCTACCACTCTTGAATGGGCTGCACCATCACCCCCACTCGGGCATGGGAATTTCGACTCTCCAATTAAGGTTTACAAAGATCCTTATGAGTACAGCGTCCCCGGCGCCTCGCGTGATTTCAGTCCACAATTTGAAGAAAAGGAGGGTTCCTGA